In Micromonospora sp. WMMD980, the following are encoded in one genomic region:
- a CDS encoding TldD/PmbA family protein: MGFDAATAAVQAALDAGARYADARVMHRRYESMSARNGDVEELTQHESVGLGVRALVGSGWGFHAVPELSDAAARDAGRRAAAIARASARVPGPPIDLVPVDAAVASWASDCAVDPLGVPLSDKGDLLVGATATMREHGADLAEGLYQIWDTTKWFVSSEGHRIDQRIRECGGGISATSIGDGETQRRSYPSYRGQYGTTGWELVTSLDLAAHAARVAEESRELLTAAECPAGETDLILGGEQLALQIHESVGHAIELDRILGWEAAFAGTSWLDLARLGSLRYGSELMNVTIDPTIPGALGSFGFDDEGSPAVARDAVREGRWVGVLAGRDSAAVAGLGYGGSVRADGWARLPMVRMTNVGLEPGPHTLDEIIAATDDGVLMDINRSWSIDDKRLNFQFGCEVGWEIRNGRRGRMLRNPTYTGIGPVFWRSMDMLSSETVAWGTPNCGKGQPGQIGHTGHPAAPARFRGVRVGVHA, translated from the coding sequence ATGGGATTCGACGCGGCCACCGCCGCCGTCCAGGCCGCCCTCGACGCGGGAGCCCGCTACGCGGACGCGCGGGTGATGCACCGGCGCTACGAGTCGATGTCGGCGCGCAACGGCGACGTCGAGGAGCTGACCCAGCACGAGAGCGTCGGCCTGGGGGTGCGCGCCCTGGTCGGCTCCGGCTGGGGCTTCCACGCCGTACCCGAGCTGTCCGACGCCGCGGCCCGCGACGCCGGGCGGCGCGCCGCGGCGATCGCACGGGCGAGCGCGCGGGTCCCGGGCCCGCCGATCGACCTGGTGCCGGTCGACGCGGCGGTGGCGAGCTGGGCCTCCGACTGCGCCGTCGATCCGCTCGGGGTGCCGCTGTCGGACAAGGGCGACCTGCTGGTCGGCGCCACCGCCACGATGCGCGAGCACGGCGCCGACCTGGCCGAGGGGCTCTACCAGATCTGGGACACCACCAAGTGGTTCGTCTCCAGCGAGGGCCACCGGATCGACCAGCGCATCCGGGAGTGCGGCGGCGGCATCTCGGCCACCTCGATCGGCGACGGCGAGACGCAGCGGCGGTCCTACCCGAGCTACCGCGGGCAGTACGGCACCACCGGTTGGGAGCTGGTCACCTCGCTCGACCTGGCCGCGCACGCCGCCCGGGTCGCCGAGGAGTCGCGGGAGCTGCTCACCGCAGCGGAGTGCCCGGCCGGCGAGACCGACCTGATCCTCGGCGGCGAGCAGCTCGCGCTGCAGATCCACGAGTCGGTCGGGCACGCCATCGAGCTGGACCGCATCCTCGGCTGGGAGGCGGCCTTCGCCGGCACCTCCTGGCTCGACCTGGCCCGCCTCGGCTCGCTGCGCTACGGCTCCGAGCTGATGAACGTGACCATCGACCCGACCATCCCGGGAGCGCTGGGCAGCTTCGGCTTCGACGACGAGGGCTCCCCGGCGGTCGCCCGGGACGCAGTCCGCGAGGGGCGGTGGGTCGGTGTGCTCGCCGGCCGGGATTCGGCCGCCGTCGCCGGCCTGGGCTACGGCGGGAGCGTCCGCGCGGACGGCTGGGCCCGGCTGCCGATGGTGCGGATGACGAACGTGGGCCTGGAACCGGGCCCGCACACTCTCGACGAGATCATCGCGGCCACCGACGACGGGGTGCTGATGGACATCAACCGCTCCTGGTCGATCGACGACAAGCGGCTGAACTTCCAGTTCGGCTGCGAGGTCGGTTGGGAGATACGCAACGGCCGGCGGGGCCGGATGCTGCGCAACCCGACCTACACCGGGATCGGCCCGGTCTTCTGGCGCTCGATGGACATGCTCTCCTCGGAGACGGTCGCCTGGGGCACCCCCAACTGCGGCAAGGGGCAGCCGGGCCAGATCGGGCACACCGGCCACCCAGCCGCGCCGGCCCGGTTCCGCGGCGTTCGCGTGGGGGTGCACGCGTGA
- a CDS encoding Uma2 family endonuclease: MTTAVFGHDGPWTEEEYLALGETQERVELFDWSLCVTPGPTPRHQNISGELRAALRTPVRQAGLRVLEAVSVRLRPGRIPIPDLAIVEDVDLCVPVIEASSVRLVCEIISPSNAATDKVLKMHYYAAAGIEWYLLVDQESLTMHLYQRRGAHYVERSVTKAGETLELTDPVRVAIRPEDLLD, translated from the coding sequence ATGACCACGGCGGTGTTCGGCCACGACGGCCCGTGGACAGAAGAGGAGTACCTCGCCCTCGGCGAGACGCAGGAACGCGTCGAACTCTTCGACTGGAGCCTCTGCGTGACCCCAGGTCCCACCCCACGGCATCAGAACATCTCCGGCGAGCTGCGCGCCGCCCTACGGACACCGGTACGCCAAGCCGGGCTCCGCGTGCTGGAAGCGGTAAGCGTCCGGCTCAGGCCCGGTCGGATCCCGATCCCGGACCTCGCCATCGTCGAAGACGTCGACCTCTGCGTTCCGGTGATCGAGGCGAGCAGTGTCCGGTTGGTCTGCGAAATCATCTCCCCCAGCAACGCCGCCACCGACAAGGTGCTCAAGATGCACTACTACGCGGCCGCCGGCATCGAGTGGTACCTCCTCGTCGACCAGGAGTCCCTGACGATGCACCTGTACCAACGGCGGGGCGCACACTATGTCGAGCGGTCCGTCACCAAGGCGGGCGAGACGCTGGAGCTGACGGATCCCGTCCGGGTCGCGATCCGGCCGGAGGATCTGCTCGACTGA